Proteins from a genomic interval of Candidatus Korarchaeum sp.:
- a CDS encoding AIR synthase family protein: MKLRGKLPPDFLVGEIFSRLPLPSEEDVILGPSIGEDAAILRVGDELLAIHSDPVTGGGKLAGWLSVFVASNDIATRGVRPRWLLPVFLFREGADESEILSLVEQVGDAARRVGASIIGGHTEVTPNLSFNIVVTTAIGLGRRVINTRDAKLGDLIVLTKECALEGTAILSTELFNELKSKGIDEDLLKRAGSFIEDISVLKESIIASEFEGVHSMHDPTEGGVLGGVQELAIASGLGFRIYEDRIPVREETLAICDALKVDPLKLISSGSLLIAVSRESVDELISALEREGVRASVIGELTDRESGMILLRRDGSSESISEPVMDELWRLLS, translated from the coding sequence ATGAAGTTGAGGGGGAAGCTGCCGCCTGACTTCCTAGTCGGGGAGATTTTTTCTAGACTTCCCCTCCCATCTGAGGAGGACGTTATCCTCGGACCTTCGATAGGTGAGGATGCAGCTATCCTCAGGGTGGGGGACGAGCTACTAGCTATACACTCGGATCCAGTCACTGGCGGAGGGAAGCTCGCCGGGTGGCTCTCTGTCTTCGTCGCATCGAACGATATAGCTACTAGAGGCGTGAGGCCACGCTGGCTCCTCCCCGTTTTCCTCTTCAGGGAGGGAGCTGATGAATCCGAGATACTGAGCTTAGTGGAGCAAGTGGGTGATGCCGCTAGGAGAGTGGGAGCTTCTATTATAGGTGGCCATACTGAAGTCACTCCCAATCTCAGCTTCAACATAGTTGTCACTACAGCTATAGGATTGGGCAGGAGAGTCATAAATACGAGGGACGCTAAGTTAGGTGACTTAATAGTCCTAACTAAGGAATGCGCATTGGAGGGGACGGCTATACTCTCAACTGAACTCTTCAATGAGTTGAAAAGCAAGGGGATTGATGAGGATTTGCTTAAGAGAGCTGGAAGCTTTATAGAGGATATAAGCGTTCTAAAGGAATCCATTATCGCCTCTGAGTTTGAAGGAGTTCACTCCATGCACGATCCAACTGAGGGAGGGGTTCTGGGGGGTGTGCAGGAACTGGCTATAGCATCTGGCTTGGGGTTCAGGATCTACGAGGATAGGATACCAGTGAGAGAAGAGACTTTAGCGATATGCGATGCTCTGAAGGTAGATCCTCTGAAGCTAATAAGTTCAGGGAGCTTGCTTATAGCTGTATCGAGGGAGAGCGTTGATGAACTCATCTCAGCTCTGGAGAGGGAGGGTGTGAGGGCGAGTGTGATAGGCGAGCTCACGGATAGGGAGAGCGGCATGATCTTGCTCAGGAGGGACGGGAGTTCTGAGAGTATATCGGAACCAGTGATGGATGAGCTATGGAGATTGCTCAGTTAA
- a CDS encoding Hsp20/alpha crystallin family protein produces MWWDRYWRRFMRDIERDFEELERMMDRMFKAFEGEAEIRGPYVYGFSITVGPDGKPVVRRFGNVKPPVVEEAGYREPFVDVIVDNKANEVRVIAEIPGVTKDKIDVEVTEKLVRIRAENDDRKYRTQVDLPVEVDPKSAKARYNNGILEVTLTPKQPIKEEGTRIKVE; encoded by the coding sequence ATGTGGTGGGACAGGTACTGGAGGAGGTTCATGAGGGACATAGAGAGGGACTTCGAGGAGCTGGAGAGGATGATGGACAGGATGTTCAAGGCTTTCGAAGGAGAGGCTGAGATAAGAGGGCCTTACGTCTATGGATTCAGCATAACAGTGGGACCGGATGGGAAACCTGTAGTGAGGAGGTTCGGTAATGTTAAGCCACCTGTAGTAGAGGAAGCAGGGTACAGGGAGCCCTTCGTCGATGTCATAGTTGACAACAAGGCCAATGAAGTCAGGGTGATAGCTGAGATACCCGGGGTCACTAAGGATAAGATAGACGTAGAGGTCACTGAGAAGTTAGTGAGGATAAGGGCGGAGAATGACGATAGGAAGTACAGGACTCAAGTAGATCTACCGGTTGAAGTCGATCCGAAGAGCGCCAAGGCTAGATACAATAACGGGATCTTAGAAGTCACGCTCACGCCCAAGCAACCGATAAAGGAGGAAGGGACTAGGATAAAAGTCGAGTAA
- a CDS encoding CDC48 family AAA ATPase codes for MSEKKVGTLTVAEAHPKDVGRGIARLDPRVMEALGINTGDVVMIEGSKVTAAIAWPSYSSDYGKNLIRIDGYTRRNAGVAIDDTVKVWKGVAKPAKKVVFAPTEPIQLLGGEQYLKRLLEGRPLVRGDRVTINVFGSLIDLVVTAVNPVADAVIMSADTEIEISEKPVTEERKVPRVTYEDIGGLKDAIQKIREMVELPLRHPELFRHLGIDPPKGVLLYGPPGTGKTLLAKAVANESNAHFISISGPEIMSKYYGESEKRLREIFEEAEKNAPSIIFIDELDSIAPNRNEVTGEVERRVVAQLLALMDGLKGRGEVIVIGATNRPEAIDPALRRPGRFDREIEIGVPDREGRKEILLIHTRNMPLADDVDLDRLADITHGFVGADLAALVREAAMRALRRLMKEVNLLESEKLPPEVLEKLKVTMDDFMEAFKDITPTALREVVVQVPNVRWDDIGGLDEVKEELKMAVEWPLKYPDLFEASGARQPKGILLFGPPGTGKTLLAKAVANESEANFISVKGPEIMSKWVGESEKAIRMIFKRARQAAPAIIFFDEIDSIAPIRGYSSDSGVTERVISQLLTEMDGLEELRKVVVIAATNRPDLIDPALLRPGRFDRLIYVPPPDLAARLQILKIHTRGKPLAPDVNLEELSSKTEGYTGADLANLVNLATLMALKEHINKYKDPKEASAHKSELIITKRHFEEAMKKVRPLGKEEIERYKRIAEEFLRRVSA; via the coding sequence ATGAGTGAGAAGAAAGTCGGGACTCTCACTGTCGCTGAAGCCCATCCTAAAGATGTAGGGAGGGGGATAGCTAGACTCGATCCCAGGGTGATGGAAGCCCTCGGGATAAACACAGGAGATGTAGTGATGATAGAAGGATCAAAGGTGACTGCAGCTATAGCGTGGCCATCCTACTCCTCGGATTACGGTAAGAACTTGATAAGGATAGATGGCTACACTAGGAGGAACGCCGGAGTAGCCATAGATGATACTGTCAAGGTTTGGAAGGGTGTAGCTAAACCCGCGAAGAAAGTAGTGTTCGCACCTACCGAACCTATACAACTGCTAGGAGGGGAGCAATACCTAAAGAGGTTGCTTGAGGGCAGGCCTCTGGTTAGAGGGGATAGAGTCACGATAAACGTCTTCGGGAGCCTGATAGATTTAGTGGTCACGGCTGTCAATCCCGTAGCAGACGCAGTCATCATGAGCGCGGATACTGAGATTGAGATAAGCGAGAAGCCCGTCACTGAGGAAAGGAAGGTCCCAAGGGTCACTTACGAGGACATAGGAGGCTTGAAGGATGCCATCCAAAAGATAAGGGAGATGGTAGAGCTCCCCCTGAGGCACCCTGAGTTATTCAGGCACTTGGGGATAGATCCACCTAAGGGAGTATTGCTCTACGGTCCTCCTGGGACTGGCAAGACTCTGCTAGCTAAAGCTGTGGCTAACGAGAGCAACGCCCACTTCATAAGTATCTCAGGCCCCGAGATAATGAGCAAATATTATGGTGAGAGCGAGAAGAGGCTGAGGGAGATATTCGAGGAAGCTGAGAAGAATGCTCCATCGATAATATTCATAGATGAGTTGGATTCCATAGCCCCGAATAGGAACGAAGTTACGGGTGAGGTTGAGAGGAGAGTAGTAGCTCAGTTATTGGCCCTGATGGATGGGTTGAAGGGCAGGGGCGAAGTCATAGTGATAGGAGCTACTAACAGGCCTGAGGCCATAGATCCTGCTCTGAGGAGGCCCGGTAGGTTCGATAGGGAGATAGAGATAGGAGTGCCCGATAGGGAGGGTAGGAAGGAGATACTGCTTATACACACTAGGAACATGCCCCTAGCTGATGACGTTGATCTCGATAGATTGGCCGATATAACTCACGGCTTCGTTGGAGCTGATCTAGCCGCTCTAGTTAGGGAGGCAGCTATGAGGGCTCTGAGGAGATTGATGAAGGAAGTTAACCTACTTGAGAGTGAGAAGCTGCCACCGGAAGTCTTGGAGAAGCTCAAGGTCACTATGGATGATTTCATGGAGGCCTTCAAGGATATAACGCCCACAGCTCTGAGGGAGGTAGTCGTCCAGGTCCCGAACGTGAGATGGGATGACATAGGCGGGCTCGATGAAGTGAAGGAAGAGCTGAAGATGGCAGTAGAATGGCCGCTCAAATACCCTGATCTCTTCGAAGCTAGCGGTGCGAGGCAGCCGAAGGGGATACTGCTCTTCGGTCCTCCAGGGACTGGTAAGACCTTACTAGCTAAAGCAGTAGCTAACGAGAGCGAAGCCAACTTCATAAGCGTCAAAGGGCCAGAGATAATGAGCAAGTGGGTTGGGGAGAGCGAGAAAGCTATTAGGATGATATTCAAGAGGGCAAGGCAGGCAGCTCCAGCTATAATATTCTTCGATGAGATAGATTCGATAGCACCTATAAGGGGGTATTCAAGCGACTCGGGAGTCACTGAGAGGGTCATAAGTCAGCTGCTCACCGAGATGGATGGCTTAGAGGAGCTCAGGAAGGTAGTAGTCATAGCTGCTACTAATAGGCCGGATTTAATAGACCCAGCATTACTGAGGCCTGGGAGGTTCGATAGGCTGATCTACGTCCCCCCACCCGACTTAGCCGCTAGGCTGCAGATACTCAAGATACATACGAGGGGGAAGCCCTTAGCTCCTGATGTGAACCTCGAGGAACTCTCATCAAAGACGGAAGGATATACAGGTGCTGATTTAGCGAATTTAGTGAATTTAGCCACTTTAATGGCTCTGAAAGAGCACATAAATAAGTATAAGGATCCTAAGGAGGCCTCAGCTCATAAGTCGGAGCTCATCATAACGAAGAGGCACTTTGAGGAAGCTATGAAGAAAGTCAGACCATTAGGGAAGGAGGAGATCGAGAGATATAAGAGGATAGCTGAGGAATTCTTGAGAAGAGTGTCAGCATGA
- the leuS gene encoding leucine--tRNA ligase: MSAEELVERMRSIERKWQERWEKSKIFEADPDGNIKKFYLTVAYPYPNSPQHIGHGRTYGLTDAYARFKRMQGYNVLFPMAFHYTGTPILAMAKRLKEGDPEIIDSFLRIYGIPEDKLKELEDPLNMARYFHEEIKAGMKLMGYSIDWRREFTTIDPAYNKFITWQFKKLHEKGYLTKGKHPVGWCPRCDNAVGQHDTRGDVEPEIAEVTMIKFEGDSLIIPTATYRPETVFGVTNIWINPEVEYRVVEVDGERWVLSEEAVVKLQFQGFHVKELGKLKGEDLIGKYFRNPATGRDIPVLPAKFVKPDYGTGIVMSVPGHAPYDFLALRDLKSDPETLRKYRIEDIVGKLEPISIIEVEGFSDFPARDAVESLGVKDQFDARAEEATQLIYSKEYHTGRMKANTSYPGMPVREAKERVKEDLIMSGKAHKFYEIANSPIYCRCGAKVVVKVVEDQWFIDYSNPEWKELAHEALRGMRIIPKELRREFEDAIDWMREKACARKSGLGTRLPFDPNWIIESLSDSTIYMAFYTISKYINSGILDASKLDEEVFDYIFLGKGDEKDLSSRKGIDGDVLRRVREEFLYWYPLDSRHSGRDLVWNHLTFFIFNHVAIFPRELWPRQIVVNGSVTMEGKKMSKSLGNIIPIKRAVELFGADPIRLSVMGSAELSSDADFSPIVASSTLKRLFRILDLASKFSSFDEEIVIEDLWDMWLVTMLKLHVKEVTEAMEECRAREAIHHSVYLLLNEVEEYLEAKGEANGSLMKYVLNVWARLLAPFAPHTAEEIWETIGGEGFVSLARWPSHEEIPEYKEAEISYKILSNIIEDVKNISSSGISGKNLYIYVASQWKYELFKRIEELKSEVGLDPRRLIPELMKDPVFRERGSYVPEIVKQLSSGGWPWLPDRDKELSALETAKNYLERKLGMKIIVDLEENPSYDPKKRASRALPGRPAIYIE; the protein is encoded by the coding sequence ATGTCAGCGGAAGAGCTCGTCGAGAGGATGAGAAGCATCGAGAGGAAATGGCAGGAGAGATGGGAGAAATCAAAGATATTTGAAGCAGATCCCGATGGAAATATCAAGAAATTTTACTTAACTGTGGCTTATCCCTATCCGAACAGCCCCCAGCACATAGGACACGGTAGGACTTACGGCCTCACGGACGCTTACGCTAGGTTCAAGAGGATGCAGGGATACAATGTGCTCTTCCCCATGGCCTTCCATTACACCGGCACACCGATACTGGCTATGGCTAAGAGGTTGAAGGAGGGAGATCCGGAAATAATAGACTCTTTCCTCAGGATTTACGGTATCCCTGAGGATAAACTTAAGGAACTCGAGGACCCCCTAAATATGGCGAGGTACTTCCATGAGGAGATAAAAGCCGGGATGAAGTTGATGGGATATTCGATAGATTGGAGGAGGGAGTTCACGACTATAGATCCAGCGTACAACAAGTTCATCACTTGGCAGTTCAAGAAGCTGCATGAGAAGGGATACTTAACTAAGGGGAAGCATCCTGTGGGCTGGTGCCCGAGATGCGATAATGCTGTAGGGCAACACGATACTAGAGGAGATGTCGAGCCTGAGATAGCTGAAGTCACAATGATAAAATTCGAGGGGGATTCCCTGATAATTCCCACAGCTACTTATAGGCCTGAGACAGTCTTCGGGGTCACTAACATATGGATAAACCCCGAAGTGGAGTATAGGGTAGTTGAAGTGGATGGGGAGAGATGGGTATTATCTGAGGAAGCTGTAGTTAAGCTCCAGTTCCAAGGATTTCATGTAAAAGAATTGGGGAAATTGAAGGGAGAGGATCTCATCGGGAAGTACTTCAGGAACCCAGCTACAGGAAGAGATATCCCTGTCCTCCCAGCGAAGTTCGTCAAGCCTGATTACGGTACAGGCATAGTGATGTCAGTACCTGGACACGCTCCTTACGATTTCCTGGCCCTCAGGGATCTGAAATCCGATCCGGAGACCCTGAGGAAATATCGTATTGAGGATATCGTGGGGAAATTAGAACCTATATCTATAATAGAAGTTGAAGGTTTCTCAGATTTCCCAGCTAGGGATGCTGTAGAATCCTTGGGAGTCAAGGATCAATTCGATGCGAGAGCTGAGGAAGCTACGCAACTGATTTACTCCAAGGAGTACCATACCGGTAGGATGAAGGCTAATACATCTTATCCAGGCATGCCAGTCAGGGAAGCTAAGGAGAGAGTTAAGGAAGACCTTATAATGAGTGGGAAGGCCCATAAGTTCTATGAGATAGCGAATTCCCCCATCTACTGTAGGTGCGGGGCTAAGGTAGTGGTGAAGGTAGTGGAGGATCAGTGGTTCATAGATTACTCGAATCCCGAGTGGAAGGAGTTAGCTCACGAGGCCTTGAGGGGGATGAGGATAATACCGAAGGAATTGAGGAGAGAGTTCGAGGACGCTATCGATTGGATGAGGGAGAAAGCTTGCGCTAGAAAGAGCGGCCTTGGAACTAGGCTTCCATTCGATCCGAATTGGATAATAGAGAGCCTCAGTGATTCGACTATCTACATGGCTTTCTACACGATAAGTAAGTACATAAATTCAGGGATCTTAGATGCCTCGAAGCTAGATGAGGAGGTCTTCGATTACATATTCCTCGGTAAGGGGGATGAGAAGGACCTCTCCTCGAGGAAGGGGATAGATGGGGATGTCCTTAGGAGAGTGAGGGAGGAGTTCCTCTACTGGTACCCTCTGGACTCTAGGCACAGTGGGAGGGACTTAGTCTGGAATCATCTCACTTTCTTCATATTCAACCATGTCGCTATATTTCCGAGGGAGCTCTGGCCGAGGCAGATAGTCGTGAACGGTTCAGTGACGATGGAGGGCAAGAAGATGTCGAAATCCCTTGGAAACATAATACCGATAAAGAGGGCAGTTGAGCTCTTCGGGGCAGATCCCATAAGGCTTTCCGTAATGGGATCCGCTGAGCTCTCCTCCGATGCTGACTTCTCCCCTATAGTAGCGAGTAGCACTCTCAAGAGGCTCTTCAGGATCCTAGATCTGGCTTCCAAATTCAGTAGTTTCGATGAGGAGATTGTAATTGAGGATCTCTGGGATATGTGGCTGGTAACGATGCTGAAGCTCCACGTGAAGGAGGTAACTGAAGCTATGGAGGAGTGCAGGGCTAGGGAGGCTATACACCACTCAGTTTACTTATTGCTCAATGAAGTTGAGGAGTACCTCGAAGCTAAGGGTGAAGCCAATGGAAGTCTTATGAAGTACGTCTTAAACGTTTGGGCTAGGCTACTCGCCCCCTTCGCTCCTCACACAGCTGAGGAGATATGGGAGACTATAGGAGGGGAGGGGTTCGTCTCGCTAGCACGATGGCCCTCCCACGAGGAGATCCCTGAGTACAAAGAAGCCGAGATATCCTACAAAATTTTATCCAATATAATAGAAGATGTTAAAAATATTTCATCTTCTGGGATATCTGGGAAGAATTTATACATTTATGTAGCTTCTCAATGGAAGTACGAGCTCTTCAAGAGGATAGAGGAGCTCAAGTCCGAAGTTGGACTCGATCCCAGGAGACTGATCCCCGAGCTGATGAAGGATCCAGTTTTCAGGGAGAGAGGCTCTTACGTCCCCGAGATAGTGAAGCAGCTCTCAAGTGGCGGATGGCCCTGGCTCCCCGATAGAGATAAGGAGTTATCAGCACTGGAAACTGCGAAGAATTACTTAGAGAGGAAACTTGGGATGAAAATAATAGTGGATCTCGAGGAGAATCCCTCATATGACCCGAAGAAGAGGGCCTCGAGGGCTCTCCCCGGGAGACCAGCTATATACATAGAGTAA
- a CDS encoding electron transfer flavoprotein subunit alpha/FixB family protein, protein MRVLLVSEASNLPKLFSAISGLNPSYVEAITNGEAKVSVDKIVIADLSVNECWVNLAAERAKGFDLIALPSSRDMREVASRLSVRIGAPYIAGAVNLSLKDGLLATKLCFGGRGLEVLSSQLPSVVSVDLSGFEPSFGEPKGRESISHECKGRVRVLERKEKVAEVDLSKADIIVSVGRGLKRKEDLEMIRELANLLKAEIACTRPISADLKWLPEERHVGMTGVRVRPKLYLALGISGQVQHVVGFRDADTVISVNIDPEAPIGEVSDYFIVADLYEFVPKLIEALEKK, encoded by the coding sequence ATGAGGGTACTCCTCGTCTCAGAAGCGTCCAATCTCCCAAAGCTTTTCTCCGCTATCTCTGGATTGAATCCCAGTTATGTAGAAGCTATAACTAACGGGGAGGCTAAAGTTAGTGTCGATAAGATAGTGATAGCTGATCTCAGCGTTAACGAATGCTGGGTGAACTTAGCGGCTGAGAGGGCCAAGGGATTCGATCTGATAGCCCTCCCTTCCAGCAGGGATATGAGAGAAGTAGCATCAAGGCTCTCCGTGAGGATAGGGGCTCCATATATAGCTGGAGCTGTTAATTTAAGTTTGAAGGATGGGCTCTTAGCTACTAAGCTTTGCTTCGGTGGGAGGGGGCTGGAAGTCCTCTCTTCTCAGCTCCCTTCCGTAGTGAGTGTGGATCTGAGCGGTTTCGAGCCCTCTTTCGGCGAACCGAAGGGGAGGGAATCTATCTCCCATGAGTGCAAGGGGAGGGTCAGGGTGCTGGAGAGGAAGGAGAAGGTCGCAGAAGTGGACCTCTCTAAAGCCGATATTATAGTATCCGTCGGGAGGGGGTTGAAGAGGAAGGAAGATCTGGAGATGATAAGGGAGCTAGCTAATCTGCTTAAGGCTGAGATAGCTTGCACTAGACCGATATCAGCTGATCTGAAGTGGTTGCCTGAGGAGAGGCACGTCGGTATGACTGGAGTCAGGGTGAGGCCGAAGCTATATTTAGCTCTCGGGATATCCGGGCAAGTCCAACACGTCGTCGGTTTCAGGGATGCAGATACAGTAATATCTGTGAACATAGATCCTGAGGCACCTATAGGTGAGGTGAGCGACTACTTCATAGTTGCAGATCTCTACGAGTTCGTTCCTAAATTGATAGAGGCCCTCGAGAAGAAGTAA
- a CDS encoding ECF transporter S component, whose product MPREMSKFVATVGVMATLTALATMVIQIPIPPTRGYINLGDTIVMLSGSLFGSIIGSISGGIGSALADLLTGYGHWAPFTLVIKGIEGYIAGLSKDKKGILRITLLILAGIEMIAGYFIVETIIYGLGAALAELPGNSFQAVSGIIFSYILTPVLKKVL is encoded by the coding sequence ATGCCTAGGGAGATGAGTAAGTTCGTTGCTACGGTCGGTGTTATGGCTACCTTGACAGCTCTAGCTACTATGGTGATACAGATACCCATACCACCAACTAGAGGTTACATAAACTTAGGAGACACTATCGTGATGCTCTCAGGTTCCCTCTTCGGCTCTATCATCGGCTCAATCTCAGGGGGCATAGGCTCTGCTTTAGCAGACCTCCTCACCGGTTACGGCCATTGGGCGCCCTTCACTCTAGTGATAAAGGGGATAGAGGGCTATATAGCTGGCCTCTCTAAGGATAAGAAGGGGATTCTCAGGATAACTCTGCTGATATTAGCTGGAATTGAGATGATAGCGGGCTATTTCATCGTAGAGACGATCATCTACGGGTTAGGTGCAGCTCTAGCGGAGCTCCCTGGGAATAGCTTCCAAGCCGTATCTGGTATAATCTTCTCTTATATCCTGACCCCGGTATTGAAGAAGGTGCTCTGA
- a CDS encoding helix-turn-helix domain-containing protein — protein sequence MRAEDIIEALATETRRKIVKLLAMEPLTLSEIAERLGISQPAALKHIRELESSGIIEVHKVRDQYGRIRRCYRIARPIRVILSLDGDSVRIYVREARPIEGVPVDIEDKLKRVMDMVNELNNADSLGKIVYKSTEIIKEIEETLDDIEEIESQLIWLRYEVLKSLKKFMSRLS from the coding sequence ATGAGAGCTGAGGATATAATAGAGGCCCTCGCAACTGAGACCAGAAGGAAGATAGTCAAGTTACTAGCTATGGAGCCGCTAACATTGAGTGAAATAGCTGAAAGACTTGGAATATCTCAACCTGCGGCTCTGAAACATATAAGGGAGCTCGAGTCCTCGGGCATAATAGAAGTACACAAGGTGAGGGATCAGTACGGCAGGATCAGGAGATGCTATAGAATTGCGAGGCCTATCAGAGTTATATTGAGCTTAGATGGTGATTCTGTCAGGATCTACGTGAGGGAAGCCAGGCCGATTGAGGGGGTTCCGGTTGATATAGAGGATAAGCTTAAGCGGGTCATGGATATGGTGAATGAGTTGAATAATGCGGATTCTTTAGGAAAAATAGTGTATAAATCAACAGAAATTATTAAAGAAATAGAAGAAACTCTCGACGATATTGAGGAGATCGAATCGCAGCTCATCTGGTTGAGGTATGAGGTGCTCAAGTCCCTCAAGAAATTCATGAGCAGGTTAAGTTAA
- the gap gene encoding type I glyceraldehyde-3-phosphate dehydrogenase, protein MPMRIGINGFGRIGRQVFKIGLRNPNLDFVALNDITEPRVLAHLLKYDSVFGRFKAEISHKESAIIVNGKEIRVFSQKDPSSIPWDELGVDLVIEASGVFTSRSDAAKHLRGSVKKVVITAPSKGESADYTVVMGVNEGGIDVGKHHVISNSSCTTNAFAIMVKVLHERFKIRRGVMTTIHAYTNDQRILDAPHSDLRRARAAAISMIPTSTGAAKTIELIFPELKGRLSAIAIRVPTYDVSLVDFAAELERKVSVEEVNRAFEEEAKRMPKYLGIAEDPIVSVDLIGDEHSVVFDPSLTQVVDGNMVKVFGWYDNEWGYSARVVDLVDYLREKMGI, encoded by the coding sequence ATGCCCATGCGTATAGGTATCAACGGTTTCGGTAGGATAGGTAGGCAGGTCTTCAAGATAGGCTTAAGGAACCCAAACTTAGATTTCGTCGCTCTGAATGACATAACTGAGCCGAGAGTCCTAGCTCACCTCCTAAAGTACGATTCTGTCTTCGGGAGGTTTAAGGCTGAGATAAGCCATAAGGAGTCTGCGATAATCGTCAATGGGAAGGAGATAAGGGTATTCAGCCAGAAGGATCCATCATCAATCCCTTGGGATGAGCTAGGTGTCGATCTAGTCATAGAAGCCTCAGGAGTATTCACGAGCAGGAGCGATGCCGCTAAGCACTTGAGAGGGTCCGTTAAGAAGGTCGTTATAACAGCTCCCTCTAAGGGGGAGTCAGCTGATTACACTGTCGTGATGGGGGTAAATGAGGGAGGAATAGATGTAGGGAAGCATCACGTGATAAGCAATTCCTCCTGCACGACTAATGCCTTCGCTATAATGGTGAAGGTCCTCCATGAGAGGTTCAAGATCAGGAGAGGTGTGATGACCACTATTCACGCATATACGAATGATCAGAGGATATTAGATGCTCCTCATTCCGATCTGAGGCGAGCTAGGGCTGCTGCTATATCCATGATCCCCACATCGACTGGAGCGGCTAAGACGATAGAGTTAATATTCCCTGAGCTCAAGGGTAGGCTCTCCGCTATAGCTATAAGAGTGCCTACTTATGATGTATCTCTCGTAGACTTCGCCGCTGAGCTTGAGAGGAAGGTAAGCGTTGAGGAAGTCAATAGAGCCTTCGAGGAAGAAGCTAAGAGGATGCCGAAGTACTTAGGGATAGCTGAGGATCCCATAGTATCAGTAGACCTCATAGGGGATGAGCACAGTGTGGTCTTCGATCCCTCCCTGACACAAGTCGTCGATGGGAACATGGTCAAGGTGTTCGGATGGTACGATAACGAATGGGGTTATTCAGCTAGAGTAGTGGATCTAGTGGATTATCTTAGGGAGAAAATGGGTATTTAA
- a CDS encoding electron transfer flavoprotein subunit beta/FixA family protein, producing the protein MALEVVVCVKLTHDETQIPIEGEKLLVEKAPIKVSDIDKNAIEEAVRIKEKLGGSVTVISVVTGPYDEAVLNEALAMGADRAFIVEGISGTNPVRTAKAIAEVIRKMGIKYDLILCGEGSSDQYSCAIAPMLAEYLSIPVITFVGKLEIEGNVIRGERLLEKGYELVETELPAVVSVTSEINEPRIPSVLQVMRAGKREKVLVKSSDLDLKTPNVDLVDVKAYLRERLRKKIEGDLESALREVISVLREKGVIS; encoded by the coding sequence GTGGCCTTGGAAGTAGTCGTCTGCGTGAAGCTCACTCACGATGAGACTCAGATACCTATAGAGGGGGAGAAGTTATTAGTGGAGAAGGCCCCCATTAAAGTGAGCGATATAGATAAGAACGCGATAGAGGAGGCCGTTAGGATAAAGGAGAAGCTAGGGGGCAGCGTGACTGTCATAAGCGTAGTGACCGGGCCTTACGATGAAGCTGTACTGAATGAAGCTCTAGCTATGGGAGCTGATAGGGCTTTCATCGTCGAGGGGATCAGCGGCACCAATCCCGTTAGAACTGCTAAAGCTATAGCCGAAGTCATAAGGAAGATGGGGATCAAATATGACCTAATATTATGCGGTGAGGGATCTTCAGATCAGTATAGTTGTGCTATAGCTCCTATGTTGGCTGAATACCTCTCGATTCCAGTGATTACATTCGTTGGAAAGCTTGAGATCGAGGGAAACGTCATAAGGGGAGAGAGGTTACTGGAGAAGGGTTATGAGCTCGTTGAAACTGAGCTACCGGCTGTAGTTTCCGTAACATCTGAGATAAATGAGCCCAGGATACCCAGCGTCCTCCAGGTAATGAGAGCTGGGAAGAGAGAGAAGGTCCTCGTGAAATCGAGCGATCTAGATTTAAAGACTCCTAATGTCGATTTAGTCGATGTGAAAGCTTATTTGAGGGAGAGATTGAGGAAGAAGATCGAGGGGGATCTTGAGTCCGCTCTAAGGGAAGTTATCTCCGTCCTCAGAGAGAAGGGGGTGATATCATGA